GCGGAATATCGCCCTCGATGTGATGGACGCGGAGACGCCCGAACTCCCGGCGCGCTCCTTCGACCTGGTCATGGGGAGCTACAGCGTCATCTTCCTGCCGGACGCGGTGGGGGCGCTGGCGCGCTACGCCGGAATCCTGGACCATGGCGGCAGGATCGCGTTCACCAGCCCGGTCTTCCGCGCCGGCACGTTCCCGTTCCTGCCACCGGAGTTCACCCCGCTCATCCCGCAGGCGCTGCTGGAGCACCTGCCCGAGCAGTGGCGGCCCGAGGCGCTGGTCCGGCGGTTCAACAGCTGGCTGGAGCGGGCCGAGGATCTCGCCCGCACCCTGGAACGCTGCGGCTACACCTCGGTCGCCGTCACCGACGAGCCGGTGCGGATGACGGCCCTGTCCAGCGAGGCGTGGGTGGAGTGGTCCCACACCCAGGGCATGCGTCTGCTGTGGCAGAACCTCCCGCAGGCCCAGCGAACGGAACTGCGCGCACGGCTCGTCGAGGGACTCGACGAGCTGAGCGACGCCACCGGGGCCCTCGCCATCGACGTGCCGGTCCGCTTCGTCACCGCCCGGGTCGCCCACTGAGCACGGTGCCCTGCTCGCGCACCGCGGCCAGCGCCGCCGCCGCGGACGTCCGGTCCACCTCGGCGGTGCCGGCCCGCGGCGGCAGCAGCGGCACCACCGAGTTCTTCCCGGACCGCACCGTCGGATGGCGGCGGGCGATGGTGCTCAGCCCCTGCCCCGGCCCCGTCTCCAGGCAGACAACGCCCGTGCGGGAGCCGAGCATCGCGTCCAGTGCCGGCCAGAAGCGGACCGTCTCCACGGGATGCCCGGCCCAGTACGACGGGTCGGCGGCCAGTTGCCCGGTCACCGCACCCGACCGGTACCCGGAGCGGAGGGGGATGGAGGGCGCCGCCACGCGCGTGGATGCGAACCGCTCGGCCGCCCCCGCCGCGTATGGGGCCAGCATCGGACTGTGGAAGGCGGTCAGCGAGGGCACCTCACGGCACGTAAGCCCAGCCTCCCGCAGCGCGCGGGCGACCCCGGCGAGCGATGCGACGGGCCCGGCGAGGATGGTCTGGCGGGGCGAGTTGACGGCCGCGACCACCACCTCCCCATCCCCGAGATACGGGCCCAGCACGTCCTCGCCCGCGGCGACCGCCAGCATTCCCCCGGGCGGTGCCTGGGCCAGCCGTCGCACCCGGTCCAGCAGGAGGCCGGCCGCGTCGCGCAGCGTGAACACCCCGGCGAGCGCGGCCGCCGCCATTTCGCCGACGCTGTGCCCGAGCAGGGCCCACGGCCGGCCCGTCGTGGCCATCACCATCCGGCCGAGGGCGTAGTCCACCGCGAACAGCAACGGCTGGGAACGGGTGACGTGGTCCAGTGGCACGGCCGGATGGTCGCTCAGCCAGTCGGCACGCAGCCGCCCGCCCTCACTGTCGCCGGCGGCGTCGTACGCGTCGAAGACCTCGTCCATGGCGGCCGTGAAGGCCGGTTCGGATCCGTACAGGCCGACGGCCATCCGCGCGTGCTGGGACCCCTGCCCGGGGAACATCAGGAGAATCGCGGGCGCATCCATGACGGGCTCCTCACCGGGCGGCCGGGGCGGCCGCCCACGACGGGCGTTCCAGCAACTCCACGACGGCGCACGACCAGCTGAAGCCGGCGCCGACGCTGACCAGCAGACACAGCTCCCCCGGGGCGAGGCGGCCGGAGCCCACGAGGTGGTCGAACCCGGCGATCGGGTCACCGCCCCCCAGGTGGCCGGTCCGCCGCCCGAACTCCCAAGTGGTCCGCTCGGGTTGGATGTGCCACTTGTTGAAGTAGGCGGCGCTCACCCGGCGCCACCCCATGTGCGGCAGCACGACCCGGCTGATGTCGTCGAGCCCGGCCCCGGCCGCCTCCAGCGCGCCGGTCAGAGCCTCCTCCTGGCCCGCCGAGACCCGGGCGACGCTGAACGAGCTTCCCGCCTCGGCCACGTACGCCCGCTTGTGCGCGTCCAGGTCCACGGCCCGCTGCTCCTCGGGCGACGGCGGGCCGAACGGGTGCCCGCCCCGGTGCATGCCCTCCAGCACCGGTTCGGAGACCGTCACCAGGCTGCGCAGCCGGGCGAAGCCGCCCTGCCGGGACAGCACGAGGGCGGTACCGCCGTCGGCGTACACCGTGCCGGGGTCGCTGCTCCAGCGGTCGAAGCCCGGCGGATGCATCCGGTCGCCTGTCGTGATGAGAGCGGCCACCCGGTCCGGGGCGGCAAGCAGGTACGCGCGGGCCAGTTCCAGGGCGGCCATGCCGCCGTTGGACACCTGCCGCACCTCCATGGCGGGGCAGCGGTTCCCGACGGCCACCCGCTGGACGTAGGAGGCGGGAGCCCACAGATGGTGCCCCTGGAAGTACAGGCTGGCGTGCAGGACGAGGTCGACGTGGTCCGGTGCGACGCCGGAGCGGTCCAGAGCGGTCCGGGCCGCCAAGGCCGCCATCTCCGCCGGTGTCTCCTTGTCGGCGACCGCCACCGACAGCATCCGCGTCGAGGAGGCGAGCCTGCGGTCGCAGTGGCCGGCGGCCAGGGCCTGTTCCGTGGTCACCGGCGGGGGCAGCCAGACGCCGCAACCGGCCACGTAAAGGTCCCCGGGCGCCCCCTGCGGCACGCTCACGCCGCCCCCCGGACCACCAGAGCGCTGTTGAAGCCCCCGTAGCCGCGGGCGACGACTAGGGCCGCCCTGGCGTCGGCCAGGGACCGGGGCCGCCCCGTCACCACGTCGAGCGGCAGGTCCGGGTCGGGGTCGACGTGGGCGGTCGCCGGGACCACCTCGTCCCGCAGCGCCAGCAGCGCGGTCGCCACGTCCAGCGGCCCGGCGCCCGAGTACAGCCGGCCGGTGAGAGTCTTGGGGACGGTCACCGGGACCCGGCGCGGCCCGAAGACCGACGCCAGAGCCTCCGCCTCGGCTGCGTCCAGTTCGGGGACGGCCGCGCCGTCGGCGAACACCACGGCTATGTCGGAGCCGTCCAGCCCGGCGTCGGCCAGCGCCGTCTCGACGGCACGGGCGAGGGCGGAGGGGCGGCCGGAGCCGGGCGGCGGGTCGAAGCTCGCGCCGTACCCGGCGATCGACCCGTACACTTTCGCGCCCCGCTCGGCGGCCCGCTCCGCGTCCTCGACGGTGAGGATCGCGCCTCCCTCGCCGGGCACATGTCCGGCCGCCCGCCGGTCGAACGGCAGATACCCGGCCGTCGGGTTGTCCGAGCCGCTCAGCCGGCCGGACTTCACCTGGGCCGCCATGCCGTACGGGCACAGCGACGAGTCCACGGCGCCCGAGACGATCAGCTCGGCTCCGCCCCGGACCTTGCGGCGAGCGTGGGCGAGGGCGTCGAGGCCGCCCGCCTGCTCGGCCACCACCACGCCGACCGGGCCGCGCAGATCGTGCCGGATGGCGATCTGCCCGGTGTTGACGGCGTAGAACCAGGCGAACGACATGTAGGCGCTGACGTGGGCCGGTCCCTTGCTCCACAGGTTCTGCAACTCCCGCTGGCCGAAGGCGAAGCCGCCGGACGCGCTGGCCGTGATCACCCCCGCCTCCAGCGGCGACGACGGGGAGCAGCCGGCCTCCCGCAGGGCCCACTCGGCGGCGGCCAGCGCGTACTGGGTCATCGGATCGGTCTGCGCCAGCAGCCGCTTCGGCAGATGGTCCTCGGGGACGAAGTCGCTCATCTCCCCGGCCAGCCGGCCCAGGCGGCCGTTGCCGGTGAACCGCCGCAGCGGTCCGATGCCGTTGCGGCCGTTCAGGACGGCGTCCCAGTACGCGCCCACCCCCAGCCCGTTGGGGGCGACGATCCCGAGACCCGTCACCACCGCGCGTCCCCTGAGGCCCCGCCGGTCCGCGGGCGATGCGTGGAGCTGCGAAGACGCGGTCCGTGCCGCGGTACCTGTCATGGAGCTCACCTCTCGAAACGGCTCAGCAGCATGGCGCTCTGGAAGCCGCCGAAGCCGCTGCCCACCGTCAGCGCGTGCCGCACCCGCTTTTCTCGTGCCGTCAGCGGCACGTAGTCCAGGTCGAGTTCGGGATCCGGGTCGTGCAGATTCGCGGTCGGCGGGATCGCCCCGTACTCCACGGCCAGTGCGGTCGCCGCCACTTCGAGCGAGCCGACAGCGCCCAGGGAGTGACCGATCATCGACTTGATGGAGCTGATGGGCACCCGGTACGCGTGCTCCCCCAGGGAGCGCTTGAACGCGGAGGTCTCGTGCCGGTCGTTCTGCTTCGTCGCCGTTCCGTGGGCGTTGACGTAGTCCACGTCCGAGGGGTCGCGGCGGGCCTCGTCGAGGGCCGCGGTGATCGCCGCCGCCATCTCGGCGCCGTCTGCGCGGAGCCCGGTCATGTGGTACGCGTTGCCGCGTGAGGCGTACCCGCCGATCTCGGCGTAGATCCGCGCGCCCCTGCGCACGGCCGCCTCCGCCTCTTCCAGGACCACGATCGCACCGCCCTCGCCCAGTACAAAGCCGTTGCGGCTGCGGCTGAAGGGACGCGAGGCGGTCTCGGGGGTGTCGTTGTGGTCGGAGGTCGCCCGGATGGCGTCGAAGCAGGCCACCGTGATCGGCGCGATGGGGGCGTCCACGCCTCCCGCGACCATGGCGTCCACCGCCCCCTCGCGGATGAGCTCGCAGGCGTACCCGATGGAGTCGATCCCCGAGGTGCACCCGGCCGAGACGATGTTCACGGGCCCCTCCGCCCCGGCGAGCCAGGCCACTTCGGCGGCGAGGGAACTCGGCACGAAGTAGTCGTACAGCTCGGGCGACCCCCGGCCGGGGTCCACGACCCAGTGCGCTCCGCCCGCGCTGAGGGCGACGTACTCCGACTCCAGTTTCTGCGTGCAGCCGACGGCGGTGCCCACGCACACCCCGACCCGGTGCGCGGAGTCCTCCTCGATGCGCAGCCCGCTGTCGGCGAGCGCCTCCTGACCGGCGACCAGCGCGAACTGCCCGGCCCGGTCGAGGCGCCGGGCCTGCTCCGCGGACAGCCCCGCCGCCACCGGATCGAAGTCGCACTCGGCGGCGATACGGGAACGGAAGGGCGTGGCGTCGAACGTGCTGATGGCGCGGGTGGCGGTGGTTCCGGACAGCAGCAGCTCCCAGAACGGCTTGGTCCCGGTGGCGCCGGGAGCCACCACGCCGATCCCGGTGATGACGATCCGCCGGTTCACGTCGTCCGCCCTCCGGGCCCGCTCACGGCCGGGACGTCCGGCGCGACACGGATCTGACGGTGCCGGTACAGGGTCGGTTCGCTGGTGCTCAGGGCCCGGAGGGCGGCCGCGTGGGCCGGGAACTCCGGGTGCGCCACGGCGGCGCGGAAGGAGGCCTCGTCGTCCCAGACCGCGATGTTCACGTACTGCGGGCGGGCGTGAGCCGAGCCGGGACCGGTGTCGGTCGGCACCAGCAGGGTGTGCCAGCGGAAGCCGGGCCGGCGACACAGGAACTCGG
The genomic region above belongs to Streptomyces coeruleorubidus and contains:
- a CDS encoding class I SAM-dependent methyltransferase — protein: MQDSSYKEQVTQAFDQSSSTYDRLGVEFFTPMGRRLVEISEPVTGERVLDIGCGRGACLFPAAEKVGPQGRVHGIDIAPGMIEEARKEAAERGLRNIALDVMDAETPELPARSFDLVMGSYSVIFLPDAVGALARYAGILDHGGRIAFTSPVFRAGTFPFLPPEFTPLIPQALLEHLPEQWRPEALVRRFNSWLERAEDLARTLERCGYTSVAVTDEPVRMTALSSEAWVEWSHTQGMRLLWQNLPQAQRTELRARLVEGLDELSDATGALAIDVPVRFVTARVAH
- a CDS encoding acyltransferase domain-containing protein, coding for MDAPAILLMFPGQGSQHARMAVGLYGSEPAFTAAMDEVFDAYDAAGDSEGGRLRADWLSDHPAVPLDHVTRSQPLLFAVDYALGRMVMATTGRPWALLGHSVGEMAAAALAGVFTLRDAAGLLLDRVRRLAQAPPGGMLAVAAGEDVLGPYLGDGEVVVAAVNSPRQTILAGPVASLAGVARALREAGLTCREVPSLTAFHSPMLAPYAAGAAERFASTRVAAPSIPLRSGYRSGAVTGQLAADPSYWAGHPVETVRFWPALDAMLGSRTGVVCLETGPGQGLSTIARRHPTVRSGKNSVVPLLPPRAGTAEVDRTSAAAALAAVREQGTVLSGRPGR
- a CDS encoding ketoacyl-ACP synthase III family protein, with protein sequence MPQGAPGDLYVAGCGVWLPPPVTTEQALAAGHCDRRLASSTRMLSVAVADKETPAEMAALAARTALDRSGVAPDHVDLVLHASLYFQGHHLWAPASYVQRVAVGNRCPAMEVRQVSNGGMAALELARAYLLAAPDRVAALITTGDRMHPPGFDRWSSDPGTVYADGGTALVLSRQGGFARLRSLVTVSEPVLEGMHRGGHPFGPPSPEEQRAVDLDAHKRAYVAEAGSSFSVARVSAGQEEALTGALEAAGAGLDDISRVVLPHMGWRRVSAAYFNKWHIQPERTTWEFGRRTGHLGGGDPIAGFDHLVGSGRLAPGELCLLVSVGAGFSWSCAVVELLERPSWAAAPAAR
- a CDS encoding ketosynthase chain-length factor, translated to MTGTAARTASSQLHASPADRRGLRGRAVVTGLGIVAPNGLGVGAYWDAVLNGRNGIGPLRRFTGNGRLGRLAGEMSDFVPEDHLPKRLLAQTDPMTQYALAAAEWALREAGCSPSSPLEAGVITASASGGFAFGQRELQNLWSKGPAHVSAYMSFAWFYAVNTGQIAIRHDLRGPVGVVVAEQAGGLDALAHARRKVRGGAELIVSGAVDSSLCPYGMAAQVKSGRLSGSDNPTAGYLPFDRRAAGHVPGEGGAILTVEDAERAAERGAKVYGSIAGYGASFDPPPGSGRPSALARAVETALADAGLDGSDIAVVFADGAAVPELDAAEAEALASVFGPRRVPVTVPKTLTGRLYSGAGPLDVATALLALRDEVVPATAHVDPDPDLPLDVVTGRPRSLADARAALVVARGYGGFNSALVVRGAA
- a CDS encoding beta-ketoacyl-[acyl-carrier-protein] synthase family protein; its protein translation is MNRRIVITGIGVVAPGATGTKPFWELLLSGTTATRAISTFDATPFRSRIAAECDFDPVAAGLSAEQARRLDRAGQFALVAGQEALADSGLRIEEDSAHRVGVCVGTAVGCTQKLESEYVALSAGGAHWVVDPGRGSPELYDYFVPSSLAAEVAWLAGAEGPVNIVSAGCTSGIDSIGYACELIREGAVDAMVAGGVDAPIAPITVACFDAIRATSDHNDTPETASRPFSRSRNGFVLGEGGAIVVLEEAEAAVRRGARIYAEIGGYASRGNAYHMTGLRADGAEMAAAITAALDEARRDPSDVDYVNAHGTATKQNDRHETSAFKRSLGEHAYRVPISSIKSMIGHSLGAVGSLEVAATALAVEYGAIPPTANLHDPDPELDLDYVPLTAREKRVRHALTVGSGFGGFQSAMLLSRFER
- a CDS encoding antibiotic biosynthesis monooxygenase family protein; its protein translation is MPLPEPNDAGSGSVTFVNRFTLSGSAEDFEAAFAETAEFLCRRPGFRWHTLLVPTDTGPGSAHARPQYVNIAVWDDEASFRAAVAHPEFPAHAAALRALSTSEPTLYRHRQIRVAPDVPAVSGPGGRTT